From the genome of Spinacia oleracea cultivar Varoflay chromosome 2, BTI_SOV_V1, whole genome shotgun sequence, one region includes:
- the LOC130468076 gene encoding uncharacterized protein, with amino-acid sequence MGAELSTAIDTRITELERQIASVKIEASFTNSNLDASKREAEELKQQLSSCEKVQQEMEMKLEKVCDQLCFTESELKSNKVELEVCKKEFNEVRDQLSIYNNRSQNIEVELRKVQDQLSSTTSELQFAINQLEISKKKVGELEQDICSCKKETEAVEIRYQNVQVQITEFESELQSSKIELTSSNEKVEQLEIQIFSCKKENEDMVTEIQRIQDEISCMKTELDSARSELEMSSKKVMELEQQVFNGENDSKVVEEEIEKVQEQLRVTNNELHDTKMLLQSSEDDVQELKRQYYSCKTKVEHMEVELKEVSDFLSLKEDEFDMSSWIVPKSTNNDIDHNTINNNNKPMFIAIDHEDD; translated from the coding sequence ATGGGTGCAGAACTGTCTACTGCCATTGACACAAGAATTACAGAGCTTGAGAGACAGATTGCTTCTGTTAAGATTGAGGCATCGTTTACAAACTCTAACTTGGATGCTTCGAAGAGGGAAGCAGAAGAACTCAAACAACAGCTTTCGAGTTGTGAAAAAGTTCAGCAAGAAATGGAGATGAAACTGGAAAAGGTATGTGATCAACTTTGTTTTACTGAGTCTGAATTAAAATCTAACAAGGTTGAGTTAGAAGTGTGTAAGAAAGAGTTCAACGAGGTCCGAGATCAACTTTCCATTTACAACAATCGAAGTCAGAACATAGAAGTGGAACTGCGAAAGGTACAAGATCAACTTTCATCAACTACTTCTGAGTTGCAATTCGCGATAAATCAGTTAGAGATTTCGAAGAAGAAGGTGGGTGAACTTGAGCAAGACATTTGTAGTTGTAAGAAGGAAACCGAAGCTGTGGAAATCAGATATCAGAATGTTCAGGTTCAGATTACAGAATTTGAATCTGAATTACAGTCTAGCAAGATTGAACTGACATCTTCAAATGAAAAGGTAGAACAGCTCGAGATTCAGATTTTTTCCTGTAAGAAGGAAAACGAAGACATGGTAACAGAAATTCAGAGAATACAAGATGAAATTTCTTGTATGAAAACCGAGTTAGATTCAGCTAGAAGTGAACTAGAAATGTCAAGTAAAAAGGTAATGGAGCTCGAGCAACAGGTGTTTAATGGTGAAAATGACAGTAAAGTTGTGGAAGAAGAgatagaaaaggtacaagaacaACTCCGTGTAACCAACAATGAGCTGCATGACACGAAGATGTTGCTGCAGTCGTCTGAGGACGACGTGCAGGAGCTGAAACGTCAATACTACAGTTGCAAGACGAAAGTGGAACATATGGAAGTTGAATTAAAGGAAGTATCTGATTTTCTTAGTTTAAAGGAGGATGAATTCGACATGTCAAGTTGGATTGTCCCAAAGAGTACTAATAATGACATTGATCATAATACTattaacaacaacaataaacCAATGTTTATAGCGATTGACCATGAGGATGATTAA
- the LOC110785304 gene encoding uncharacterized protein, whose protein sequence is MNAAMNFTAATTTTKPHSPFLTGGVSLLRTSPTLLPLHRSPPSSIRMSLRDDGPSLAVVGVTGAVGQEFLSVLSDRDFPYRSIKLLASKRSAGKEMTFEGRNYVVEELTADSFDDVDIALFSAGGSISKQFGPLAVEKGTIVVDNSSAFRMVDDVPLVIPEVNPDAMAHIKLGNGKGALIANPNCSTIICLMAATPLHRRAKVTRMVVSTYQAASGAGAAAMEELELQTREVLEGKPPTCNIFSQQYAFNLFSHNAPILSNGYNEEEMKLVKETRKIWNDITVRVTATCIRVPVMRAHAESVNLQFETPLDEDTAREILENAPGVVVIDDRPSNQFPTPLEVSNKDDVAVGRIRRDVSQDGDSGLEIFVCGDQIRKGAALNAVQIAEMLL, encoded by the exons ATGAACGCCGCCATGAACTTcaccgccgccaccaccaccaccaaacccCACTCCCCCTTCCTCACCGGCGGCGTTTCCCTCCTCCGCACTTCCCCCACCCTTCTTCCTCTCCACCGCTCTCCCCCCTCCTCCATCCGTATGTCCCTCCGCGACGATGGTCCCTCCCTCGCCGTCGTCGGAGTCACCGGCGCCGTCGGCCAAGAGTTCCTCTCCGTCCTCTCCGACCGCGACTTTCCTTACCGCTCCATCAAGCTCCTAGCCAGCAAACGCTCCGCCGGCAAGGAGATGACCTTCGAAGGCCGGAATTACGTCGTTGAAGAACTCACCGCCGACAGCTTTGATGACGTTGACATTGCCTTATTCAGCGCTGGCGGTTCAATTAGCAAGCAATTTGGCCCATTGGCTGTTGAAAAGGGCACCATTGTCGTCGATAATAGCTCGGCATTTCGAATGGTGGATGATGTCCCCCTTGTTATTCCTGAGGTTAATCCTGATGCTATGGCTCATATTAAGCTTGGTAATGGAAAGGGCGCTTTGATTGCTAACCCTAATTGTTCTACTATTATTTGCTTGATGGCTGCTACTCCTCTTCATCGCCGTGCTAAG GTTACGCGCATGGTTGTAAGTACATATCAGGCAGCTAGTGGTGCTGGTGCTGCTGCAATGGAAGAGCTTGAGCTGCAAACTCGTGAG GTTTTGGAAGGCAAGCCTCCAACTTGCAACATTTTTAGTCAGCAG TATGCTTTTAATTTGTTCTCCCACAACGCACCGATTCTTTCCAATGGGTACAATGAAGAGGAGATGAAATTAGTAAAGGAAACCAGGAAAATTTGG AATGATATTACTGTCAGAGTTACTGCTACATGTATAAGGGTCCCTGTAATGCGTGCACATGCTGAGAGTGTAAACCTTCAATTTGAGACTCCCCTTGATGAG GACAcagcaagagagattttagagAATGCTCCCGGTGTGGTGGTAATAGATGATCGTCCATCAAATCAATTTCCAACCCCTTTAGAAGTTTCCAACAAGGATGATGTTGCTGTTGGCAGGATAAGGCGTGATGTCTCTCAAGATGGAGATAGCGG GTTGGAAATTTTTGTTTGTGGTGATCAAATACGCAAGGGCGCAGCACTTAACGCTGTTCAGATCGCTGAGATGCTGTTATAG